The stretch of DNA GCTCAAAGATTACAGCCAACACATAATCCATACCCTCAGGAAGGCCGGGTATCGCTCATTCCTGAGCGGTATTCAGCATATCGCCAGGGACCCCAAGGTCATAGGGTACGACCGGATCCTGACCACGCGCGGCAACGAGGCGGCATCGGTCGCTGTGAAGTTCCTAAACGACGATCCGCCACAGCCCTTCTTCCTCTCGGTGGGGTTCAACGTGACACACCGCAAATTTCCCGAGCCAGGGCCTGAGGACGATCCTCGATACTGCATGCCTCCGGCGCCCTTGCCCGACACGCCTCAAACCCGATACGATATGGCGGCCTTCAAAACCAGCGCCAGGATATTCGATCGTTATGTGGGAGAGATCATCGAGGCGCTTGAGAGAAACGGCCTTTCGGAGAACACCCTGATCATCTGCACGACCGACCACGGCATAGCCTTCCCCTACATGAAATGCAACCTTACGGATCACGGGATCGGGGTGATGCTGATCATGAGGGGGCCCGGCGGGTTTTCAGGCGGTCGGGTCATAGATGCCATGGTCTCCCACATCGACGTCTTCCCGACCATATGTGACCTCCTGGAGATCGAGCATCCGCGGTGGCTACAGGGCAAATCGATGATGCCGTTGATACGAGGCGAGGTTGAGGAGATAAATGAGGAGATATTCGCCGAGGTGACATATCACGCCGCCTACGAGCCCCAGCGGGCCGTTCGAACCAAGAGGTGGAAATATATTCGTCGCTTTGGGGATCGAACGAGGCCCGTTCTGCCGAACTGCGACGACAG from Candidatus Poribacteria bacterium encodes:
- a CDS encoding sulfatase encodes the protein MNRPNILYIHSHDTGRYVQPYGHAIETPNIQRLAEEGVLFRQAFCAAPTCSPSRAALLTGQSAHSSGMIGLAHRGFSLKDYSQHIIHTLRKAGYRSFLSGIQHIARDPKVIGYDRILTTRGNEAASVAVKFLNDDPPQPFFLSVGFNVTHRKFPEPGPEDDPRYCMPPAPLPDTPQTRYDMAAFKTSARIFDRYVGEIIEALERNGLSENTLIICTTDHGIAFPYMKCNLTDHGIGVMLIMRGPGGFSGGRVIDAMVSHIDVFPTICDLLEIEHPRWLQGKSMMPLIRGEVEEINEEIFAEVTYHAAYEPQRAVRTKRWKYIRRFGDRTRPVLPNCDDSPSKDMWLKHGWRDRYVPQEQLYDLIFDPNEACNLAGDPSMSDVLDEMRDRLERWMRATDDPLLKGPVPAPSGARVNDPDGLSPTEETIVIP